In Humulus lupulus chromosome 6, drHumLupu1.1, whole genome shotgun sequence, a single genomic region encodes these proteins:
- the LOC133785001 gene encoding uncharacterized protein LOC133785001, with product MKSQRRISQKKKVRREIHKAKKKRSPMKKRLLKTLARKKRLCKHNLDKQFAKFLEVFKKLHINIQFAEALEQMPSYVKFMKEILSNKRKMGDYETTALIEELDVVEEVVGRRKLIEDPLGISLTVDNVDGEHSEEALSYLKWIQSYEPWRHKKFEELGEGSERPLPSILKPPVLELKALPKHLRYAYLGEKETLVFIVSSFLSEVEEERLLRVLRAHKISIWWTLADIRGISPLTVMHRILMEDDARPTIDAQRRLSLTMKEVVRKEILKWLDGGVIYPISNSAWVSPVQVVPKKGGMTVVKNESNELISTRIVTGWRICIDYQKLNKATRKDHEYNLMGWRGITSIFF from the exons ATGAAGAGCCAAAGAAGAATCAGTCAGAAGAAGAAGGTTAGAAGGGAAATACACAAGgcaaagaagaagagaagtccaatgaagaaaaggttactgaagaccttagcAAGGAAGAAGAG GCTTTGCAAGCATAATCTGGATaagcagtttgcaaagtttttagaggtgttcaagaagctacatattAATATACAGTTTGCAGAAGCATTAGAacagatgcccagctatgtgaagttcatgaaggagattttGTCTAACAAGAGAAAGATGGGTGATTATGAAACAACAGCGTTAATAGAAGAGT TGGATGTGGTAGAAGAGGTAGTAGGGAGAAGAAAGTTAATTGAAGATCCTCTTGGAATCAGTCTTACAGTTGATAATGTAGATGGTGAGCATAGTGAAGAGGCGTTGAGTTATTTAAAGTGGATACAATCATATGAGCCGTGGAGGCATAAAAAGTTTGAAGAACTGGGCGAGGGATCGGAAAGACCATTACCATCGATTTTGAAGCCACCTGTGTTAGAACTAAAGGCTTTACCGAAACATCTACGCTATGCTTATCTTGGAGAGAAAGAGACTCTTGTGTTCATAGTTTCATCATTTCTTTCAGAAGTAGAGGAGGAGAGGTTGTTGAGGGTGTTAAGGGCCCATAAAATTTCTATATGGTGGACTCTTGCTGATATAAGAGGAATAAGCCCAttgacagttatgcatagaaTTCTTATGGAAGATGATGCTAGACCGACTATTGATGCTCAACGAAGACTTAGTCTgacaatgaaagaagtggtgaggaAAGAGATCTTGAAATGGTTAGATGGTGGagtgatttaccctatttctaATAGTGCTTGGGTAAGTCCAGTACAAGTAGTACCTAAAAAGGGTGGCATGACCGTGGTGAAGAATGAGAGTAATGAATTGATTTCAACAAGGATTGTGACAGGTTGGAGGATATGTATAGATTACCAAAAGTTGAATAAGGCAACTAGGAAAGATCATGAGTACAATCTGATGGGTTGGCGGGGCATAACTTCTATTTTTTTCTAG